GCCCTGCCGGGCTCGGATTCGGCGAAGGCGATCGTGGCCTTTTCCGTGCGCGAAGGCCCGCTGTTCCGCATCGGCAAACTCGAGTTCGAGACGAACGGCAAGGTGCGCGAGTCGCTCGCACGTCGCGAGATGCTGCTGCGCCCGGGCGACGTGTACCGCCAGACCAATCTCCAGCATTCGATCGAACGGCTTTACGGCACCGGGCTCTACCGGCAGGTGCAGGTGTCGTCCGTGCTGGACACGGCGGACGGCGAGGTCAACCTCGACATCCGGTTGTCCGCGCGCAAGAGCCGCTGGATCGACGGCGGCGTCGGCAGCGGAACGACCGACCGGTTCCGCGTCTCGGGCGAATGGGGACATCGCAATCTCGACACGCGTGCGCTCGGCGGCGCCGTGGACGGGGAGTACTCGCTCGACGGCACGGGCCATTTCCGCAAGGCGGGCGCGAGCGCGACGTTGACCGAACCGTGGCTCCTGGGCGTCCGACTGCTGGGGCAGGCGGGGGTCTACACGCTGCGCGAGGACGACCGCTCGAACTCGAACTTCATCCGGCGGCGGGACGAGCAGGGCTTCACCTTCACGCTGTTCCGCGAACTGAGCCGCCTGTCGCGGGTGACGCTCGCGCAGTCGAACCGCTTCGTGCGCCAGGACTACGACACGCTGCCCGGCGGCGTGGTCGCCCGGCCGGACACGCTGCGGGCGCGCTACCGCACGAACTCGCTCCGCCTGACGGTCGAGCGCGACCTGCGCGACAACCGCGTCGCGCCGCAGCGTGGCTCCTACCAGATCGTGAGCGGCGAACTCGCCGGCGGCCCGCTGCGCGGCACGAGCAGCTACCGCAAGGTGCTCGTGACCTCGACGTGGTATTCCCAGCTCGCCAACGGCTGGGGGCTGGCGGCACGCGCCTCGGGGGGCGTCATGGAGCCCTTCGGAACGCCGCCCGACAACTTCTCGCCGACCGAAGGACTCGATGGCGAGGTCGCGCGCGTGCCGTTCGAGTCGAGGTTCTTCATCGGCGGCGTCAATTCCCTGCGCGGCTACGGCGAGAACTCGGTGCCGCCCTCGGGAGGCATGGCCATGGCGCTCGCGAACCTGGAGCTGCGCGTTCCGCTGGTCGGGCCGCTGGGCGTCGAGGCGTTCGTGGACGCGGGGAATGTCTGGGCGCGCCCGGAGTACATTCTCGCGCGCGACCTCGTGCTCCCCTGGCAGGCGACCCGGAGCCGGGCCGACGACCTGCGCTGGACCTACGGCATCGGCGCGCGGCTGCTGCTGCCGTTCGGGCCGCTGCGCGTGGACCTCGCGTGGAGCGACCGGCCCGATTTTCCGGAGGGCCGGCTGGGTAACTGGAAGGGCCTTCCGTTCGTCTATCAGTTCGCCATCGGACCTTCTTTCTGACCCATGAGCGACGAGCACGACCACCGTCCCGAGACACCGCCCGAGGGCGCGCCCCACGGCGTCGTGGAGACGATCCGCGAGGAACTCCACGAGGTCGCCGAGCACGTCCCGAAGCCGGTGCGTTGGACGGTGGGCAAGCTCGTGCGGATCTCGCTGCTCGCGCTGGCGGGGCTCGTGGTGCTGCTGGTCGTGAGCGCCCTCGCGTACCTCGCGAACCGCACCGAGCTGGTCGCGAAGGAGCTGACGCTGGTGCTGAACCACGCGCTGGCGCAGAACAGCGACCTCGAGCTGGAGATGCGCGACGTGAAGGGCAAC
The DNA window shown above is from Candidatus Eisenbacteria bacterium and carries:
- a CDS encoding BamA/TamA family outer membrane protein — translated: MRPRHASGAVALLVGLALAAVAPPSSAQRSEFPEELRTIESVRYTGLHAISKRQLLKGASMRTRRPSVFPWREKPALRRDYLRADSSSIVGLYRHYGFLDARVRVRLLPARDVRSTRVVFEITEGPRTRIERVDLAGVVSYPEKELRRSLLSRPREPFDPALVQLDTLRIKALYRERGHFVGADGEALPGSDSAKAIVAFSVREGPLFRIGKLEFETNGKVRESLARREMLLRPGDVYRQTNLQHSIERLYGTGLYRQVQVSSVLDTADGEVNLDIRLSARKSRWIDGGVGSGTTDRFRVSGEWGHRNLDTRALGGAVDGEYSLDGTGHFRKAGASATLTEPWLLGVRLLGQAGVYTLREDDRSNSNFIRRRDEQGFTFTLFRELSRLSRVTLAQSNRFVRQDYDTLPGGVVARPDTLRARYRTNSLRLTVERDLRDNRVAPQRGSYQIVSGELAGGPLRGTSSYRKVLVTSTWYSQLANGWGLAARASGGVMEPFGTPPDNFSPTEGLDGEVARVPFESRFFIGGVNSLRGYGENSVPPSGGMAMALANLELRVPLVGPLGVEAFVDAGNVWARPEYILARDLVLPWQATRSRADDLRWTYGIGARLLLPFGPLRVDLAWSDRPDFPEGRLGNWKGLPFVYQFAIGPSF